A DNA window from Impatiens glandulifera chromosome 7, dImpGla2.1, whole genome shotgun sequence contains the following coding sequences:
- the LOC124944443 gene encoding uncharacterized protein LOC124944443 translates to MATTTRRHSRRHFLSDDEEENEESLPQPQLVRTQKPEHHGRRKKLKLVDEDDEEEEVGDKKKSKQIEPSTCGITGDDDQEEHLEDTKPIGEPIRVSGNDRTKRDHFKSFQHEGIIFELEDHVLITPDSEFENPGVAIIKDIFQTVDGSIMINRQWFYRPKQAEKDADKSWKSCDRRELFFSFHIEEIPVESVMHKCIVHFIPNNKPIPPRKQHPGFIVHNVYDTKEKNIFELIDKHHEVSKQHEIDLLVLKTMSRFGEPPDTEMQKRVCEHEERNKRLLVERNVAPHAVSGDDKRKTAYDLRLKSETSGSVRSNESEYYDILLKFKALTGETQRDKWLVKHLQGIQFICSPKDNGGIDAENDNRLNNAVTFLWPDAAVSAVTALERAAHETFSSNFLKYNQKMRQLSFNMKDNTMLAQRMLKGELEPSKILKMKSDELKKGLLTSEEFASKEPEKPEHLRMTEARCRRCKEKQVAIRDVMKSQRGERYQFECIVCGNTWYGSWDEATSMSIDTEATQPGTVGTVPLATAKFEDVEKAANKSAGDIFRNSTKAYMPVIDPQKISVPRTRTGGGDNGPTTTRYAKK, encoded by the exons atggcGACAACAACGAGGAGACATTCTCGCCGGCATTTTCTAAGCGATGACGAAGAAGAAAACGAAGAAAGCTTGCCTCAACCGCAGTTAGTGCGTACGCAGAAGCCAGAACACCATGGGAGGAGGAAAAAATTGAAGCTCGTAGACGAGGATGACGAAGAGGAAGAAGTGGGAGATAAGAAGAAAAGTAAGCAAATAGAACCGTCAACGTGTGGAATCACTGGAGATGATGATCAGGAAGAACATTTGGAGGACACCAAGCCTATAGGAGAACCGATTAGGGTTTCTGGAAATGACCGTACAAAGCGAGATCACTTCAAGTCTTTCCAGCATGAAGGAATCATCTTCGAGCTT GAAGATCATGTGCTTATAACTCCTGATTCGGAATTTGAAAACCCTGGTGTGGCAATCATTAAG GATATTTTTCAAACTGTAGATGGGAGTATTATGATTAACAGGCAATGGTTTTATCGCCCCAAGCAAGCAGAAAAAGATGCAGATAAAAGTTGGAAATCATGTGACAGGAGGGAGCTGTTCTTCAGTTTTCACATTGAAGAGATCCCTGTTGAATCGGTTATGCACAAGTGCATAGTGCACTTTATCCCTAATAACAAGCCGATACCACCACGTAAACAACATCCCGGGTTTATTGTGCACAATGTGTATGATAcgaaggaaaaaaatatattcgagCTCATTGATAAACATCATGAAGTATCGAAACAGCATGAAATTGATCTTCTTGTTCTGAAAACAATGTCTCGGTTTGGGGAACCTCCTGATACTGAGATGCAAAAAAGGGTTTGTGAACATGAAGAGCGGAACAAAAGGCTTCTTGTGGAGAGAAATGTGGCACCACATGCTGTTTCAGGGGATGATAAAAGGAAAACTGCATATGATCTACGTTTAAAATCAGAAACTTCGGGAAGTGTTAGAAGCAATGAATCAGAGTACTACGATATTTTGTTGAAGTTTAAAGCCCTGACTGGTGAAACACAACGTGACAAATGGTTAGTGAAGCATCTTCAAGGAATTCAGTTTATCTGTAGTCCAAAGGACAATGGAGGCATCGATGCAGAAAATGATAATAGGTTAAAT AATGCTGTAACTTTCCTGTGGCCTGATGCTGCTGTTTCGGCTGTGACTGCGCTTGAGAGGGCTGCACATGAgacattttcttcaaatttcttGAAGTATAACCAGAAGATGAGGCAGCTTTCGTTTAATATGAAG GACAATACCATGCTAGCCCAGCGTATGCTAAAGGGAGAGTTAGAACCTTCAAAGATACTGAAAATGAAATCAGATGAATTGAAG AAAGGTTTATTAACATCTGAAGAATTTGCAAGCAAGGAGCCTGAAAAGCCAGAACATTTGCGG ATGACTGAAGCCCGCTGCAGGAGATGCAAGGAGAAACAAGTAGCTATTAGAGATGTAATGAAATCTCAACGTGGTGAACGTTATCAG TTTGAATGCATTGTTTGTGGGAATACATGGTATGGTTCTTGGGACGAGGCAACTTCAATGAGTATAGATACGGAGGCAACACAACCAGGTACTGTAGGCACTGTTCCACTAGCAACAGCCAAGTTTGAAGATGTTGAGAAGGCTGCCAATAAGTCTGCTGGCGACATTTTCAGAAATTCAACTAAAGCGTACATGCCAGTCATAGATCCACAAAAAATATCAGTTCCCAGAACTAGAACCGGAGGAGGAGACAATGGTCCAACCACTACCAGATATGCAAAGAAGTAG
- the LOC124946178 gene encoding uncharacterized protein LOC124946178, producing MEADEETKVASSASPHGGARVGDGDGDGRVDGLADAARTTVLSDQNGILKALQVIEKDSFAIAESYTSLFTSLRLALSEITGSSADHMQCFVDAAGRVQECALDAATKGNRHINSCLRLNEEMKGIDPLANQLKVLKRNVDVLDSAVNKLLRLP from the exons ATGGAAGCCGATGAAGAGACGAAAGTAGCGTCGTCGGCATCACCGCACGGTGGAGCTCGAGTCGGCGATGGTGATGGCGATGGAAGAGTTGATGGACTTGCGGATGCTGCGAGGACGACGGTTTTGTCGGATCAAAATGGGATTTTAAAAGCGCTTCAAGTCATAGAGAAAGATTCCTTTGCAATCGCCGAAAGCTATACCTCTCTCTTCACTTCTCTCCGTCTCGCACTCTCTGAG ATAACTGGAAGTTCAGCTGATCATATGCAGTGTTTTGTTGATGCTGCAGGGCGTGTTCAGGAATGTG CACTTGATGCAGCAACAAAGGGAAATCGGCACATAAATTCCTGTCTCAG ATTGAACGAAGAAATGAAAGGCATCGACCCTTTAGCAAATCAATT AAAGGTATTGAAGAGGAATGTGGATGTTCTAGACTCCGCTGTCAATAAGCTCCTTCGACTGCCATGA